From a region of the Fusobacterium sp. DD2 genome:
- the asrA gene encoding anaerobic sulfite reductase subunit AsrA — protein MGYALKLERLNDVLKELGKDYAIYAPKCFPKQGRYSDTDIIRYDRVETAQEIVFDKKSTYAAKEVYHPITETVMYFTDGDYKEKKIRDDKPILIFGRACDINAIKRFDDIYLKNGGFEDPYYKRVREKIKFAIIECPEHGWDTCFCVSMESNKTDDYVFGIKVDGENVSIEIKDDSFDKYFANNTPAEYKVKFVEKNERVVRIPDIPNKEIQNKIKTLDMWKQFDKRCLMCGSCTVACSTCTCFTTYDTNYTPDTDAGERRRINASCHVDGFTDMAGGHSFRKKGGERMRFKVMHKIHDHKKRFGEYNMCVGCGRCDDRCPVFISFSTTVNRLADEVDKLNGKGE, from the coding sequence ATGGGTTATGCTTTAAAGCTTGAACGATTAAATGATGTACTAAAAGAACTTGGAAAAGATTATGCAATTTATGCTCCAAAATGTTTTCCTAAACAGGGAAGATACTCAGATACTGATATTATAAGATATGATAGAGTAGAAACTGCACAGGAGATAGTATTTGATAAGAAATCTACATACGCTGCTAAGGAAGTTTATCATCCAATTACAGAAACAGTTATGTATTTTACTGATGGGGATTATAAAGAGAAAAAAATTAGAGATGATAAACCTATTCTTATTTTTGGAAGAGCATGTGATATTAATGCTATTAAGAGGTTTGACGACATTTATCTTAAAAATGGCGGATTTGAAGACCCTTATTACAAAAGAGTGAGAGAAAAAATAAAATTTGCTATTATTGAATGTCCAGAACATGGTTGGGACACTTGTTTTTGTGTATCAATGGAATCAAATAAAACTGATGACTATGTATTTGGAATAAAAGTTGATGGAGAAAATGTATCTATTGAGATAAAGGATGATAGTTTTGATAAATACTTTGCAAATAATACTCCAGCAGAGTATAAAGTAAAATTTGTAGAAAAGAATGAAAGAGTAGTTAGAATTCCAGATATTCCAAATAAAGAGATTCAAAATAAAATTAAAACACTGGATATGTGGAAACAATTTGATAAACGTTGTTTAATGTGTGGTAGCTGTACTGTTGCATGTTCAACATGTACATGTTTTACAACATATGATACAAATTACACTCCAGATACAGATGCAGGAGAAAGAAGAAGAATAAATGCTTCATGTCATGTTGATGGATTTACAGATATGGCAGGTGGACATTCTTTCAGAAAAAAAGGTGGAGAAAGAATGAGATTTAAAGTTATGCACAAGATTCATGACCATAAGAAAAGATTTGGAGAATATAATATGTGTGTTGGTTGTGGAAGATGCGATGACAGATGTCCTGTATTCATTTCCTTTTCTACAACAGTAAATAGACTTGCTGATGAAGTTGATAAATTAAATGGAAAGGGGGAATAA
- the asrB gene encoding anaerobic sulfite reductase subunit AsrB: MENIIMPTPHKILKITKMTDIEYLFRVECPEADKIKFGQFMQLSLPKIGECPISVTDFSPEEGWAEFLIRKVGIVTDEIFNLRPGDIIPMRGPYGKAFDRIDIDGKRVIIVTGGSGIAPVRSLIHHIDRNPEKVKSLELLFGFKDEEAILFKDEIIEWRKRHPMILTVDKGCGIDGECVGLVTEYVPQLKLISDDFNDVEVIIVGPPSMMKYTALSFEDIGVPAERIWLSFERKMSCAVGKCGHCRIDEVYVCIDGPVFNYTQAKYMVD; encoded by the coding sequence ATGGAAAATATTATAATGCCAACTCCTCATAAAATATTGAAAATAACAAAGATGACAGATATAGAGTACCTTTTTAGAGTTGAATGTCCAGAGGCTGATAAAATAAAATTTGGACAGTTTATGCAACTTTCTTTGCCTAAAATAGGAGAGTGTCCAATATCAGTTACAGACTTTTCTCCAGAAGAGGGATGGGCTGAATTTTTAATAAGAAAAGTGGGAATAGTGACAGATGAGATATTTAATTTAAGACCTGGAGATATTATTCCTATGAGAGGCCCTTATGGAAAAGCTTTCGATAGAATTGATATAGATGGTAAAAGAGTTATTATAGTTACAGGTGGCTCAGGAATAGCTCCAGTGCGTTCTCTTATTCACCACATAGATAGAAATCCTGAAAAGGTAAAATCATTGGAACTGCTATTTGGATTTAAAGATGAAGAGGCAATTCTTTTTAAAGATGAGATAATAGAATGGAGAAAAAGACATCCTATGATACTTACTGTAGATAAAGGATGTGGAATAGATGGTGAATGTGTAGGTCTTGTAACTGAATATGTACCACAGTTAAAACTTATCTCTGATGATTTTAACGATGTAGAGGTAATCATTGTAGGACCACCAAGTATGATGAAATATACTGCACTATCATTTGAAGATATAGGAGTACCAGCAGAGAGAATATGGCTTTCATTTGAGAGAAAAATGTCATGTGCTGTTGGAAAATGCGGTCACTGTAGAATAG